In a genomic window of Trichocoleus desertorum ATA4-8-CV12:
- a CDS encoding peptidoglycan-binding protein — protein MKFVQEALIKAKFNLRAAGIFGTDTEAVVKAFQQQNGLMVDGVGAKTLEKLECRSIEDLMAA, from the coding sequence GTGAAATTCGTTCAAGAAGCGCTGATTAAGGCGAAGTTTAATCTCAGAGCAGCCGGCATCTTTGGTACAGATACAGAAGCGGTTGTGAAAGCGTTTCAACAGCAAAATGGCTTGATGGTTGATGGTGTGGGAGCTAAAACACTAGAAAAGCTCGAATGTCGATCGATTGAAGATTTGATGGC